The Bombus pyrosoma isolate SC7728 linkage group LG3, ASM1482585v1, whole genome shotgun sequence genome has a segment encoding these proteins:
- the LOC122565602 gene encoding nuclear pore complex protein Nup214: MKAASDPKDIQDFQFKQSNTSQILDAFTSTPTACSLLAADKRRGLLYAGQNNKIIILKPGEDSDPEWKIEFNVPLVVSKLTLNCDCTYLAVAHGPMVLIYDAEALAKNSLQLLHKVKISTLSGDILVYDLRWNPAIPRMLCTIASDYTIGSFKIKEKKKATTELDTFELKEKLNNEHINALCAAWSPKGKQIVVGCKNGSIVQLKPDLKIARTIPGPNPYIGEVISILWVSNYQFCAAYLGNEQGINVLVIDAPKGETNAVFTCYEDITYGITDSEAEGTIPRYYFDHVPEWGLIIAASSNSSEIAILGSTDKGVTWNQWQLVDSGRAELPLIHTTESYPVGLAIDKSPVRKLLWGADSTLPHPVPILHILATSGQLCSFHMVNLSPKCPSINSPPTEIIAIPPQTQSNISPEKSLIMNGAATSTPLVKQQENTLERSKPLSAGNILNKFIQKSSFTLPPTEKPQQEQKPEQISTGMKLEPTKEIQPQEIAKPDIKLTSIRETIMQESVEPKPFVDDDAKDNHAYIEEHNLFEKELRKRLEPQTLEYDTEEERQKLVDTSIVIDQFLRELKETTNSLSSDIAYLKALLLQSFAWVEETKSKNAATNDITARNCGDNNKMSDLQKLYYYTQTQLTQASKILDLEWSNHRSRETSRMKIPHLEFLYQNLILHSKIIQEEKSRMEHLKKRWKLITRNNSIFGLNHSLSNLTMTSSKYSTILPRNTGIIEARCKAIASKTLSFTQEKQIKLREHLSTSTPRIIRPVSSSDIQNRLEETLSSLTSPNTTSINIKNKVDQSVSKQNTITKQQNTYIDPLDSMASIVAGIGTNECISESNNVSIQNKIQNKQPSFGITFPISGNKPAQAEKISSIPTTTGVPQSTKAKQDTITLNQMQLHVPAHTSSNLIKAFPKVDTTTFDTSVQKLEETAAQNPAVQSMWLHTIKTENNLFNGSSLKDALPPETSLEKIQTIPSTGVTLPVTTAVKTKAVSTFSFATPITIPAPIKSTTQSTFVVSQTTSAQTISFASKSSNIITPFNLKMTSPATKSQTQDVLSLTGSFTGLQTSNQAPSISTNNSPSADGKYNCKATFGRSDVNQILSPNESQISAQHNSVTIVEVPHTEATTSSLPTSAVQDLLVSSTTPLFNILNSTSNVSVFEEMPNSTPTTSSMPLFGGFFTTSSTTANTMTTTSATISPFQSTLSRPFEKGPIMLPTASSANAPTTITTTTTTTTTTTTTTTTTTTTTTTTTTTAITTTTVSAATTSTPTTTTTTTTTTTTIAAAAAVAAPAAATTTTTIITATTATTTTTLITATTTATLPTLTFGTVVTSTVAPVFGKPPLTMNSQFSSTPVVPATDNTFGKPATTTPLFKPFENSQSTFMFDKTTKVLTNVSIFSGTNTNSIFGGNTQVSSSGSIFGGNTSSINTFGTPQTFVFDNNAQKSDSIFGSTSNTGSTSFFGGATNNVAPAFSSAGSPSVFGGIAANTSPMGVEQLVLGAQSNAFGQTPSFNAKPVFGSPPTFGAPKPVFGTGFATTAFGVNTSPPAFGNPPTMGGSPAPIDNSMPKVFGNVSGGSSTFETLASQSGGLSFSSLAQKTTDVPKSPVFTSGSSFSTWR; encoded by the exons atgaAAGCTGCGTCTGATCCAAAGGACATCCAg gACTTTCAATTTAAACAGTCAAACACTTCCCAAATTTTAGATGCATTCACATCCACACCAACTGCATGCAGTTTATTGGCTGCAGATAAAAGGAGGGGATTGTTATATGCaggacaaaataataaaataattatattgaaacCAGGAGAAGACAGTGACCCAGAatggaaaatagaatttaatgtGCCTCTAGTTGTGTCTAAACTGACACTTAATTGCGATTGTACCTATCTAGCCGTGGCACATGGACCTATGGTTTTAATTTATGATGCAGAGGCGCTTGCAAAGAAT aGTTTACAATTACTGcataaagttaaaatttctacattaAGCGGAGATATACTTGTGTATGATCTACGATGGAATCCCGCTATACCGAGGATGTTGTGTACAATAGCTAGTGATTATACAATTggtagttttaaaataaaagaaaagaaaaaggctACAACCGAACTGGACACTTTTgaactgaaagaaaaattgaacaatGAACATATAAATGCCTTATGTGCAGCATGGAGCCCTAAAGGAAAACAAATTGTTGTGGGTTGTAAAAATGGTAGTATAGTACAACTTAAACCCGATTTAAAAATAGCAAGGACAATTCCTGGCCCTAATCCATACATTGGTGAAGTTATTAGTATTTTATGGGTTAGCAATTATCAATTTTGCGCTGCTTATTTGGGTAATGAGCAGGGAATTAATGTTCTTGTAATTGATGCCCCTAAAGGTGAAACAAATGCTGTTTTTACTTGTTATGAAGATATTACTTATGGAATAACAGATTCGGAAGCAGAAGGAACAATTCCTCGTTATTACTTTGATCATGTACCAGAATGGGGCTTAATTATTGCTGCTAGTAGCAACAGCAGTGAAATAGCTATATTAGGATCTACAGATAAAGGTGTTACTTGGAATCAGTGGCAATTGGTAGATAGTGGCAGAGCTGAATTACCATTGATTCACACCACGGAAAGCTATCCAGTAGGTTTAGCTATTGATAAATCTCCAGTTAGAAAATTACTATGGGGGGCAGATTCCACTTTGCCCCATCCAGTTCCTATACTTCACATTCTTGCAACATCTGGACAATTATGCAGCTTTCATATGGTGAATCTAAGTCCCAAATGTCCTTCTATTAATTCTCCACCTACAGAAATTATTGCAATACCCCCGCAAACACAGTCAAACATTAGTCCTGAAAAATCTCTTATTATGAATGGTGCTGCAACTAGTACACCATTAGTTAAGCAACAAGAAAATACTCTTGAACGTTCAAAACCTCTTTCTGcaggaaatattttgaataaatttattcaaaaatctAGTTTCACATTACCTCCGACTGAGAAACCACAGCAAGAGCAGAAACCTGAACAGATCAGTACGGGGATGAAATTGGAACCAACTAAAGAAATTCAACCTCAAGAAATTGCAAAACCGGATATTAAATTAACGTCAATTAGAGAAACAATTATGCAAGAGTCTGTGGAACCAAAACCATTTGTGGATGATGATGCTAAAGATAATCATGCATATATAGAAGAACATAATTTGTTTGAGAAAGAATTACGTAAAAGATTAGAACCACAAACGTTAGAGTATGATACAGAAGAAGAACGTCAAAAACTTGTAGACACATCTATTGTGATAGATCAGTTTTTACGGGAATTGAAAGAAACAACAAATAGTTTATCTAGCGACATAGCATATTTGAAAGCGCTATTATTACAATCATTTGCTTGGgttgaagaaacaaaatcaaaaaatGCAGCAACTAACGATATCACCGCTAGAAATTGTGGagataacaataaaatgtCTGATCTAcaaaaactttattattacacTCAAACGCAGCTAACTCAAGCTAGTAAAATTTTAGACTTAGAATGGTCAAATCATAGATCTCGAGAAACGTCACGAATGAAAATACCTCATTTAGAGTTTTTATATCAGAATCTTATATTACACagtaaaattatacaagaagaaaaaagcagaATGGAACACCTTAAAAAgcgatggaaattaattactcgtaataatagtatttttGGATTAAATCATTCATTATCTAATTTAACTATGACATCGTCAAAATATTCAACCATTCTTCCAAGAAATACAGGAATCATAGAAGCGCGATGCAAGGCAATTGCTTCTAAAACTTTGAGTTTTACtcaagaaaaacaaattaaattgagAGAACATTTATCTACTTCTACTCCAAGGATTATAAGACCTGTTAGTTCTTCAGATATTCAAAATCGTTTGGAAGAAACTTTGTCCTCTTTAACTTCTCCAAACACTACCagcattaatataaaaaataaggtTGATCAATCTGTTTCcaaacaaaatacaattacTAAACAACAGAATACATATATTGATCCTTTAGATTCTATGGCTAGCATTGTAGCAGGAATTGGTACAAATGAATGCATAAGTGAATCTAACAATGTGTcaatacaaaacaaaatacaaaacaaaCAACCTAGCTTTGGCATTACTTTTCCTATATCTGGAAATAAACCTGCACAAGCAGAGAAAATATCTAGTATACCAACAACTACTGGTGTACCTCAAAGTACTAAAGCAAAACAAGATACTATTACATTAAATCAAATGCAATTACATGTTCCTGCTCATACTTCGTCTAACTTAATAAAAGCTTTTCCTAAGGTTGATACTACTACATTTGATACATCAGTGCAAAAGTTAGAGGAAACTGCAGCACAAAATCCAGCTGTCCAATCAATGTGGTTGCATActattaaaacagaaaataactTGTTTAATGGTAGTTCATTAAAAGATGCATTACCACCAGAGACTTCattagaaaaaatacaaactatTCCAAGTACCGGAGTGACATTACCAGTGACAACAGCAGTAAAAACCAAAGCAGTATCTACATTTAGTTTTGCTACTCCAATTACCATCCCTGCACCAATAAAGAGTACTACACAGAGTACATTTGTTGTATCACAAACAACGAGTGCacaaacaatttcttttgCTTCGAAATCATCAAACATTATTACtccatttaatttaaaaatgacatCGCCAGCGACAAAATCTCAAACACAAGATGTATTAAGTTTAACAGGGTCATTTACAGGACTTCAGACATCTAATCAAGCACCTAGTATATCTACTAATAATAGTCCTAGTGCCGATGGAAAATATAACTGCAAAGCTACGTTTGGAAGATCTGACGTTAATCAAATTCTCTCACCTAACGAAAGTCAAATTTCTGCACAACACAATTCTGTTACAATTGTAGAAGTACCTCATACCGAAGCAACAACTTCTAGCCTTCCAACAAGTGCTGTACAAGATTTACTTGTATCTTCTACTACACCTTTGTTCAACATTCTGAACAGTACATCGAATGTTTCTGTATTTGAAGAAATGCCAAATTCTACTCCAACTACTTCATCCATGCCACTATTTGGTGGTTTCTTCACAACATCAAGTACAACAGCAAATACAATGACAACAACTTCTGCTACCATCTCTCCTTTTCAAAGTACTTTATCAAGACCTTTTGAGAAAGGTCCCATTATGTTACCTACAGCAAGCTCCGCCAATGCtcctactactattactactactactactactactactactactactactactactactactactactactactactactactacaactacta CTGCCATTACCACTACTACTGTTAGTGCTGCTACTACTAGTACTCctactactaccactactactactactactactactactattgctgctgctgctgctgttgctgctcctgctgctgctactactactaccactattattacagcaacaacagcaacaactaCTACTACTCTTATaactgctactactactgctacgTTACCTACACTTACATTCGGAACTGTTGTAACAAGTACAGTTGCTCCAGTTTTTGGTAAACCTCCCCTTACAATGAACTCTCAGTTTTCAAGTACGCCAGTAGTTCCTGCGACAGATAATACGTTTGGAAAACCAGCTACTACTACACCTCTTTTTAAGCCTTTTGAAAATTCTCAGAGCACATTTATGTTTGACAAAACGACTAAAGTTTTAACGAACGTTTCGATCTTCAGCGGAACTAATACTAATTCGATCTTTGGTGGAAACACTCAAGTATCCTCATCAGGTTCTATTTTCGGAGGAAATACTTCCTCGATAAATACATTCGGAACACCTCAAACGTTCGTCTTTGATAATAATGCCCAGAAATCTGACTCAATATTTGGTTCCACATCAAACACGGGTTCTACATCCTTTTTTGGTGGTGCAACAAACAATGTCGCTCCAGCGTTTTCTTCAGCAGGATCTCCATCTGTATTTGGTGGTATTGCAGCTAATACGTCGCCAATGGGTGTAGAACAGCTTGTATTAGGTGCACAATCTAATGCCTTTGGGCAAACACCTTCATTTAATGCTAAACCAGTATTTGGATCGCCACCAACGTTTGGAGCACCAAAACCAGTCTTTGGCACCGGTTTTGCGACAACAGCATTTGGAGTCAATACTAGTCCTCCag cATTTGGAAATCCACCTACTATGGGAGGAAGTCCCGCTCCAATTGATAACAGCATGCCGAAAGTTTTTGGAAATGTAAGTGGTGGTAGTAGCACATTTGAAACTCTAGCGAGTCAATCAGGTGGGCTTAGTTTCAGTAGCTTAGCACAAAAAACCACAGATGTACCAAAATCTCCAGTATTTACTAG CGGAAGCTCTTTTTCCACTTGGCGGTAG
- the LOC122578012 gene encoding WD repeat-containing protein 46 has translation MERTRKKYRERVPINEEKLAKHYKGGGIDLRATSTNIKNKVIRKKLKKRENTFNNTIKDTARTELFLTEGYGCLEAEPGEVTVQYKQKQIADNVDITSAAKRFTLDLAFGPYYIKYTRNGRHLVLGGRRGHVAALDWVTKNLACEMNVMESVHDVSWLHIETMFAVAQKEWVFIYDNQGIELHCLKQLNRINKLEFLPYHFLLASGSNDGYLSWLDVSIGKFVASFNSKLGKIAVMTQNPANAVLCVGDCKGVVSMWSPNSRNPLAKMLCHTQKISACAIHPYGTYMATSCPNRFIKIWDIRQLAGPVHDYRVRSPIYHLSYSQTGQVAMAMGNVIEVHRLSSDGMKPYLRHRTKTSVTSMQFCPYEDVLGVGTMNEVSSLLIPGSGEPNFDGLECNPFQTKIQRREAEVKALLDKIQPELICLEPLAITEVDVSTLKDKIEAEKKLLYLKPKNIDFKPRRTKAKGKGGTAKVIKTKKILKELSRKETIDILRQADIRPDTKEAGPQKDYGILNRFLPKPNRRTSK, from the exons ATGGAACGTACAA GAAAGAAATATCGTGAACGAGTACCAATTAATGAAGAAAAGTTAGCGAAACATTATAAAGGCGGAGGAATCGATTTAAGGGCGACCTcaactaatataaaaaataaagtaataagaaagaaattaaaaaaaagagagaatacttttaataatacaataaaggATACTGCGCGCACTGAATTATTTTTGACAGAAGGTTATGGTTGCTTAGAGGCTGAACCTGGGGAAGTAACAGTGCAATATAAACAAAAGCAAATTGCAGACAATGTGGATATAACTTCTGCAGCTAAGCGTTTTACACTAGATTTAGCGTTTGGCccatattacataaaatatacaagaaatGGTAGACACTTAGTATTAGGTGGGAGGAGAGGCCATGTAGCGGCTTTAGATTGGGTCACAAAAAATTTAGCCTGTGAAATGAATGTAATGGAATCGGTACATGATGTATCATGGCTTCATATAGAAACAATGTTTGCTGTAGCGCAAAAAGAATGGGTGTTTATATATGACAACCAAGGAATTGAACTCCATTGTTTGAAACAATTGaacagaattaataaattagaatttttaccTTATCATTTTTTGCTTGCCAGTGGATCTAACGATGGTTACTTGTCATGGTTGGATGTTTCTATAGGCAAATTTGTAGCATCTTTTAATTCCAAATTAGGGAAGATTGCA GTAATGACACAAAATCCTGCTAATGCTGTGCTTTGTGTGGGTGATTGCAAGGGAGTAGTTTCAATGTGGTCTCCAAACAGTAGGAATCCTTTGGCAAAAATGTTGTGCCATACTCAAAAAATATCTGCCTGTGCAATTCATCCTTATGGAACTTACATGGCAACTAGTTGTCCGAAcagattcataaaaatatgggACATTAGACAGTTAGCAGGTCCCGTGCATGATTATCGCGTACGCTCTCCTATTTACCATTTATCTTATAGTCAGACTGGCCAAGTAGCAATGGCAATGGGAAATGTTATTGAAGTTCATCG ATTATCGAGCGATGGAATGAAACCTTATTTACGCCACAGAACCAAGACGTCAGTGACAAGTATGCAATTTTGTCCATATGAAGACGTTTTAGGCGTTGGTACAATGAACGAAGTATCTTCTCTTCTAATACCTGGAAGTGGAGAACCTAACTTTGATGGTCTTGAATGTAATCCATTCCAAACTAAAATTCAGAGACGTGAAGCTGAAGTAAAAGCACTATTGGACAAGATTCAACCAGAACTAATATGTTTGGAACCGCTTGCTATAACAGAAGTAGATGTATCTACtcttaaagataaaatagaaGCTGAAAAGAAACTCTTG taTCTCAAACCAAAGAATATAGATTTCAAACCTCGTAGAACGAAAGCTAAAGGAAAAGGGGGAACAGCTAAAGTGATTAAGACtaagaaaattctaaaagaaTTGAGTCGAAAG gAAACTATCGATATACTTCGCCAAGCAGACATACGACCAGATACCAAGGAAGCAGGACCTCAGAAGGATTATGGAATACTAAATAGATTTTTACCAAAACCTAATAGAAGAACAAGTAAATAA